In Isoptericola jiangsuensis, the following proteins share a genomic window:
- a CDS encoding MurR/RpiR family transcriptional regulator produces MTSGTGSTTPPAPTSDASGLADQIRRRLGDCSPAERKVGRALLAAFPSAGFETVAALAARAGVSGPTVVRFVGRLGFTGFPDFQAALRADLDDRSASPLALYETRRVAEATGADEALARYAPAAVDSVRRTFAEMPPSDFTRTVAILAREARRVHVVGGRFSRLVAMYLVQHLQQMRPRVDYLSERPEGRSHTLTDLSARDALVVFDYRRYEQDSARLAQFAATRNATVVLFTDAWLSPIASLSTAVLPSSTGTASAYDAMSPAMALVEAVVSGVLAELGEDAHRRMQRIEQTGTTLDIY; encoded by the coding sequence ATGACCTCAGGGACCGGCTCGACAACGCCCCCCGCCCCGACGTCCGACGCCTCCGGCCTGGCGGACCAGATCCGACGGCGCCTCGGTGACTGCAGCCCCGCGGAGCGGAAGGTGGGGCGCGCACTGCTGGCCGCCTTCCCGTCGGCCGGGTTCGAGACGGTCGCCGCACTCGCCGCCCGCGCCGGTGTGAGCGGCCCGACGGTGGTGCGCTTCGTCGGACGGCTCGGCTTCACCGGCTTCCCCGACTTCCAGGCGGCGCTCAGGGCCGACCTGGACGACCGCAGCGCTTCTCCCCTCGCCCTCTACGAGACGCGACGGGTCGCCGAGGCCACCGGGGCAGACGAAGCCCTCGCCCGGTACGCACCCGCGGCCGTCGACTCGGTACGGCGCACCTTCGCCGAGATGCCACCCAGCGACTTCACCCGCACGGTCGCGATCCTCGCCCGCGAGGCCCGCCGGGTCCACGTCGTGGGAGGCCGGTTCAGCCGCCTCGTGGCGATGTACCTCGTGCAGCACCTCCAGCAGATGCGACCCAGGGTCGACTACCTGTCGGAACGGCCCGAGGGGCGCAGCCACACGCTGACCGACCTCAGCGCCCGGGACGCTCTGGTCGTCTTCGACTACCGACGGTACGAGCAGGACTCGGCCAGGCTCGCGCAGTTCGCAGCGACACGGAACGCGACGGTCGTGCTCTTCACCGACGCCTGGCTCTCCCCCATCGCGTCGCTCTCCACGGCGGTGCTGCCGAGCAGCACGGGGACGGCCTCGGCCTACGACGCGATGTCCCCCGCCATGGCCTTGGTCGAGGCCGTCGTGTCCGGTGTCCTCGCCGAGCTCGGCGAGGACGCCCACCGGCGCATGCAGCGCATCGAGCAGACCGGCACGACCCTCGACATCTACTGA